A window of the Fusarium poae strain DAOMC 252244 chromosome 3, whole genome shotgun sequence genome harbors these coding sequences:
- a CDS encoding hypothetical protein (TransMembrane:2 (o416-434i441-461o)) translates to MNDKAQARNRPSWSSAEGPSLQKALSHQSTVEDCEESASQSPSEGGTQRLTPTSSSSKTDYTPSNVQRTVTQLTSSDDTATSKPAGSRSKNLRETRNSRSKGAHRPASMSFSGPDPNSVAHEAFQSSPEAGYFKSPLNGRQIPASGYAPSAVAVANYPQSPISPLAYPAWGSAHTPAGYPPPQEPFTPQQQGVPHIDHHYPSMVAFSNQRALALEPAYHNQNPPYDTAYSETQEDMAAQNENLPIEALDGYAEIAARLSGQCDPRLRPLYRKFDWLNHRALLSLQDQLGAYEEDLIRLDSITTRHGGHMAVSGREERASNHDIHRSRHRLMDKIESVLRRYRNLVVSLEEMQKLPTPANNDVQAYRTYLESRQVLVEDETRFLRASDLVALSQGPRTKTLGGDQSAPAPLVPLRTLISAFSMSGLCLAVLLMVLPDIITRLVMVLCYLVLIATVLSTTGHLRRLRQLFEG, encoded by the exons ATGAACGACAAAGCGCAGGCTCGAAACAGGCCCTCTTGGTCTTCAGCCGAGGGCCCGTCGTTACAAAAGGCTTTATCTCACCAGTCCACTGTTGAAGACTGCGAAGAAAGTGCCAGCCAGTCACCGAGTGAGGGCGGAACTCAGCGTTTAACACCGACCAGCTCGTCATCCAAGACGGATTACACCCCCTCCAACGTCCAACGTACCGTTACGCAGCTTACAtccagtgatgatacggctACCTCCAAGCCCGCCGGCAGTAGGAGCAAAAATTTGAGAGAAACCAGAAACTCTAGAAGCAAAGGGGCACATCGGCCTGCCAGCATGTCATTCTCCGGACCCGACCCGAACTCTGTGGCCCATGAAGCGTTCCAGTCTTCCCCAGAAGCGGGCTATTTCAAGAGTCCACTCAACGGTCGCCAGATACCGGCGTCTGGATATGCACCTTCAGCTGTCGCTGTCGCCAATTATCCTCAGTCTCCTATCAGTCCTTTAGCTTACCCTGCTTGGGGGTCAGCGCATACTCCCGCTGGCTACCCTCCACCCCAAGAGCCCTTCACGCCGCAACAGCAGGGCGTGCCGCATATAGACCATCATTACCCTTCTATGGTTGCCTTCTCAAATCAGAGAGCTTTGGCATTGGAGCCTGCCTACCATAACCAGAATCCCCCATACGATACAGCATACTCTGAAACACAAGAGGATATGGCTGCGCAGAACGAGAATCTACCAATTGAGGCTCTCGACGGATACGCAGAGATAGCAGCCAGACTATCAGGCCAATGCGATCCACGACTAAGGCCACTGTACCGGAAATTCGATTGGCTTAACCACCGAGCCCTCCTATCTTTACAGGACCAACTTGGAGCGTATGAAGAAGACCTTATACGGCTGGACTCCATCACTACACGGCATGGTGGACACATGGCCGTCTCCGGGCGAGAAGAGCGGGCTTCCAACCATGATATTCATCGGAGTAGACATCGACTAATGGACAAGATCGAGAGCGTTCTCCGCCGATATA GGAACTTGGTTGTCTCTCTTGAAGAAATGCAGAAGCTGCCAACACCGGCAAACAATGATGTTCAAGCCTACAGAACATATCTCGAAAGTCGGCAGGTCCTAGTCGAGGATGAAACTCGGTTCCTGAGGGCATCAGATCTTGTTGCCTTGTCACAAGGACCAAGAACGAAGACCCTCGGAGGTGATCAATCGGCGCCTGCCCCGCTTGTGCCTCTACGGACGCTAATCAGCGCATTCTCTATGAGCGGACTTTGCCTCGCAGTGCTTTTGATGGTTCTCCCTGATATCATCACTCGCCTAGTCATGGTGTTATGCTATCTCGTTCTTATAGCAACTGTGCTTTCTACCACTGGGCATTTGCGCCGGTTGAGACAACTATTCGAGGGATGA
- a CDS encoding hypothetical protein (BUSCO:14618at5125) yields MSRIPTSILSKYLLKAQIPRQGCISARHMYRHIAINSAAASIARTTRHFHVSPGAVTPPPVQPVPLRKQLKDEAKKAKKQGTKKTKGDSQTVDGWELTVGIEIHAQLNTAHKLFSPAITSFNDEPNSHVALFDVAMPGSQPLFQKETLIPALRAALALNCEVQQVSRFDRKHYFWWDQPSGYQITQYYEPFAKNGHITLLARDGISPQDGESVTIGIKQVQLEQDTAKTLAQTGKVQWLDFNRVGVPLIEIITEPEIHHPRTAAVLVRKIQMLMNTVDACVSGMETGGLRADVNVSVRRTDGSNPSLGTRTEIKNLSTIKAVEDAIIAERDRQIRELDAGRSIPSETRGWSIGSTETRRLRGKEGEVDYRYMPDPDIAPLVIGDDLVGHLRQSLAVTPDSELDTLIARFGLTAKDALSLINLENGSRVQYYYKVLYSIQGKLAEDLSEAEIPEFKSYSAVVGNWIIHELGRLTTYKAGPLAARDLTFTPEGDCEQVPDSDLSQLLYHLIRKQITGKVAKELLFAIYLKEIEGGVTQAIEDNDLWFKEIAMEEYEQLADEAMEGEDKILQEFANSEQFPQGKLMFLVGKMMRLGPTERIVPANAERVMRAKVDILRRT; encoded by the coding sequence ATGTCACGTATACCAACCTCGATCCTCAGCAAGTACTTGCTAAAAGCTCAAATACCCCGGCAAGGCTGTATCAGTGCACGCCATATGTACAGACACATTGCAATTAATTCAGCTGCTGCATCTATCGCTCGCACAACCAGACATTTTCACGTCTCGCCTGGAGCTGTCACGCCACCTCCCGTACAGCCAGTTCCTCTGCGTAAGCAACTGAAGGACGAGGCAAAGAAGGCAAAGAAGCAGGGCACGAAGAAGACAAAGGGCGATTCTCAAACAGTTGATGGTTGGGAGCTAACCGTTGGCATCGAAATCCACGCTCAGCTAAACACCGCCCATAAGCTATTTTCACCGGCTATCACTTCCTTCAACGACGAGCCAAACAGCCATGTCGCCCTTTTTGACGTTGCCATGCCTGGCAGCCAGCCTCTTTTCCAAAAAGAGACTCTTATTCCTGCCTTGCGTGCAGCTCTCGCCCTGAATTGCGAAGTCCAGCAAGTCAGTCGATTTGATCGCAAGCATTACTTCTGGTGGGATCAGCCTTCCGGATATCAGATCACTCAGTACTATGAGCCTTTTGCTAAAAACGGCCATATCACTCTTCTTGCCCGCGACGGGATTTCCCCTCAAGATGGTGAAAGTGTGACTATCGGGATCAAGCAGGTTCAACTCGAACAGGATACGGCAAAGACGCTAGCTCAGACTGGCAAAGTACAGTGGCTCGACTTTAACCGTGTTGGCGTGCCTCTGATTGAAATCATCACCGAGCCTGAAATCCATCACCCTCGTACTGCCGCTGTTCTTGTGCGAAAGATTCAGATGCTGATGAACACAGTCGATGCTTGTGTATCGGGCATGGAGACAGGTGGTCTACGAGCCGATGTCAACGTTTCTGTTCGCAGAACTGATGGATCCAACCCATCACTTGGTACGAGAACCGAAATCAAGAACCTGAGCACTATCAAGGCAGTTGAAGACGCCATCATTGCTGAGCGTGACCGACAAATTCGTGAATTGGACGCTGGCCGATCTATCCCAAGTGAGACTCGCGGTTGGTCTATCGGATCTACAGAAACCCGACGCCTTCGTGGAAAAGAGGGTGAAGTCGATTATCGATATATGCCTGACCCTGATATTGCGCCTCTAGTTATTGGAGACGACCTTGTTGGCCACTTGCGACAGTCATTGGCTGTCACACCTGATTCGGAACTGGACACCCTGATCGCTCGATTTGGACTCACAGCCAAGGATGCACTGTCACTGATCAACCTCGAAAATGGCTCGCGTGTGCAGTACTACTACAAGGTACTCTACTCAATCCAAGGGAAACTTGCGGAAGACCTCAGTGAAGCCGAGATTCCAGAGTTCAAGAGTTATTCTGCCGTGGTCGGTAATTGGATCATTCATGAGTTGGGTCGGCTTACCACATACAAGGCTGGCCCGCTCGCAGCCCGAGACCTCACATTCACGCCAGAGGGTGACTGTGAACAGGTCCCTGATTCTGATCTCTCGCAACTTCTATATCACCTGATCCGCAAGCAGATCACAGGCAAGGTGGCCAAGGAGCTCTTGTTCGCCATTTACCTCAAGGAAATTGAGGGAGGGGTCACCCAAGCTATTGAGGATAACGACTTGTGGTTCAAAGAGATCGCAATGGAGGAATACGAGCAACTGGCTGATGAGGCCATGGAAGGCGAGGATAAAATCTTGCAGGAGTTTGCTAACTCTGAACAATTTCCTCAAGGCAAACTCATGTTCCTTGTGGGCAAAATGATGCGTCTTGGACCTACCGAACGTATTGTTCCTGCGAATGCTGAGCGTGTTATGAGAGCAAAGGTTGATATTTTACGGAGGACGTGA
- a CDS encoding hypothetical protein (TransMembrane:1 (o122-145i)) — protein MATAFPTHIGFPPEKDRNDVSRTMITSHGSIFKTTNPNDRENNDGRIKTETVWETMNPYTRTSEDSASTATPSSRRTRIVATPNTTTKNEATYSTASPTNVQSPSPLIATFHDSRGWSDGDIAAVVLGVVVCLAAIALAVWFFVYKRRRSPMVHRVTPPQTPTFNPSPPSSPLPTPPPVAELSSQGDQTSNMEGSWVSYGDRVRSPTPQPAVAEVKSFTRTWQKPRVYTVTGGRIAELQGSKLSASLGNGDDGVSPTSPIPRAEPSRAHGFIVGPMTLTSRFSPLSSRTDPGGEQEESPRRGL, from the coding sequence ATGGCTACTGCTTTCCCAACTCACATTGGGTTTCCTCCTGAAAAGGACAGAAACGACGTCTCACGAACAATGATAACCAGTCATGGCTCAATATTTAAGACAACAAACCCGAACGATCGAGAGAATAATGATGGTCGTATAAAAACAGAAACGGTGTGGGAGACGATGAATCCATATACAAGAACAAGCGAAGATAGTGCGTCAACTGCTACTCCTTCAAGCCGACGAACGAGGATTGTAGCAACTCCAAATACTACTACTAAAAACGAGGCGACCTATTCCACGGCCAGTCCTACTAatgttcaaagtcctagtcCTCTTATAGCAACATTCCACGACTCTCGGGGTTGGTCGGACGGGGATATCGCCGCGGTTGTTCTCGGTGTTGTCGTTTGCTTAGCTGCTATAGCATTAGCAGTATGGTTCTTTGTCTATAAGAGGCGCAGAAGCCCAATGGTTCATCGAGTCACTCCCCCGCAAACTCCAACCTTTAACCCTTCGCCTCCAAGTTCACCATTACCAACACCTCCGCCTGTCGCAGAGTTGAGCTCTCAGGGCGACCAAACGTCCAACATGGAAGGTTCGTGGGTCAGTTACGGTGATCGTGTACGTTCGCCAACGCCCCAACCCGCTGTGGCAGAGGTGAAGAGCTTTACTCGTACGTGGCAGAAGCCGCGTGTTTATACTGTTACTGGCGGGCGCATCGCGGAACTCCAGGGCTCAAAGCTTTCGGCGAGTCTTGGTAATGGGGATGATGGTGTATCGCCTACCTCACCAATACCTCGAGCCGAACCATCTCGTGCCCATGGTTTTATCGTAGGCCCAATGACTTTGACTTCGAGGTTCAGTCCGTTATCGTCTAGGACCGACCCCGGCGGAGAACAAGAGGAGAGTCCAAGGAGGGGACTTTGA
- a CDS encoding hypothetical protein (TransMembrane:1 (i119-139o)~BUSCO:49123at5125) — MKSDAPYTKHRFYQLVKVYHPDRHSHTPDIDNIPHAIRLERYRLIVAANDLLSDPSKRHLYDAHGLGWTGGKPQTLNETVRNADRAWRHKAGSAANNATWEDWERWYDARDGRVRDSMYMSNGLFATLVVVMCMIGAFAQMSRAEQYGADLVEMKAQSNLAIGQQVARRNTIAAGRSKDERVDMFLKDRENLNYAFQPGKYDNEVLASHTHGHGHNGRSE, encoded by the coding sequence ATGAAGAGTGATGCCCCATATACCAAGCACCGATTCTACCAGCTCGTCAAAGTCTACCACCCCGATAGACACAGTCATACTCCCGATATTGATAACATCCCCCATGCCATTCGCTTAGAACGCTATCGTCTCATCGTTGCTGCCAATGACCTCCTCAGCGACCCCTCAAAGCGCCATCTCTATGATGCCCACGGTCTAGGCTGGACTGGTGGTAAGCCCCAGACACTCAACGAAACTGTCCGTAACGCCGATCGTGCCTGGCGCCACAAGGCTGGATCTGCTGCGAATAATGCTACCTGGGAAGACTGGGAGCGTTGGTACGATGCTCGCGACGGCAGGGTTAGGGACTCTATGTACATGTCCAATGGTCTTTTTGCCACCCTGGTTGTTGTCATGTGTATGATAGGCGCCTTTGCTCAAATGAGTAGAGCAGAACAATACGGCGCCGATCTCGTGGAAATGAAAGCACAGTCGAATCTTGCTATCGGGCAGCAGGTCGCTCGTCGAAACACGATTGCTGCGGGCAGGTCAAAGGATGAGAGAGttgacatgttcttgaaGGACAGAGAAAACTTGAATTATGCCTTTCAACCTGGAAAGTATGACAACGAAGTGTTGGCAAGCCATACTCATGGCCATGGACATAACGGAAGGTCAGAATAA
- a CDS encoding hypothetical protein (TransMembrane:6 (i61-82o102-123i135-153o165-185i192-211o231-250i)), with protein MSSSTPPSHGATTPTQYNDKEEGGHYHCNHPHHYYEGRNNNAQKPHQSMVSQVYNRSFFKVANPGPLGLISFALTTFVLGLYQCGAGLPGSNPFGGIGPDQAIFGLAVFFGGIAQFFAGLMEFRVGNTFGTTVHCSYGAFWLAFAMFFVPDLAIKDAYKGDDRAYSFALGIFLILWCFLTLVFFIAALKTNIAILVVLGCLFLAFLFLSLAQFLQTSHPTAAIRINKTGGAFSVICAAAAFYAGAAGIMTEDTTWVRFPLGEIDVKPKKTNMA; from the exons ATGTCTTCCAGTACTCCCCCTTCTCATGGGGCAACTACCCCTACACAATATAACGACAAGGAAGAGGGCGGTCACTATCACTGCAACCACCCTCACCACTATTATGAAGGACGAAACAACAATGCCCAGAAGCCTCACCAGTCCATGGTCTCGCAGGTCTACAACCGTTCGTTCTTCAAAGTTGCCAACCCCGGCCCTCTTGGTTTAATCAGCTTCGCTCTGACTACCTTCGTTCTCGGTCTCTACCAGTGCGGTGCTGG ACTTCCCGGTTCTAACCCCTTTGGCGGTATCGGTCCTGACCAAGCCATCTTCGGTCTGGCTGTCTTCTTCGGCGGCATCGCCCAGTTCTTCGCAGGTCTCATGGAATTCCGTGTAGGCAACACCTTCGGCACCACTGTACATTGCTCCTACGGTGCTTTCTGGCTAGCCTTTGCCATGTTCTTCGTCCCCGATCTTGCAATCAAGGATGCATACAAGGGCGACGATCGCGCGTACAGCTTTGCCTTGGGTATCTTCTTGATCCTATGGTGCTTCCTCACTCTGGTATTCTTTATAGCTGCTCTCAAGACAAACATTGCCATCCTGGTTGTGCTTGGGTGTCTGTTCCtcgcctttctcttccttaGCTTGGCTCAGTTCTTACAGACCAGCCACCCCACTGCGGCGATTCGTATCAACAAGACGGGTGGTGCATTCTCAGTCATCTGCGCCGCAGCGGCGTTTTATGCGGGAGCCGCTGGTATTATGACTGAGGATACGACATGGGTTCGTTTCCCTCTTGGTGAAATTGATGTCAAACCCAAAAAGACCAACATGGCTTAA
- a CDS encoding hypothetical protein (TransMembrane:7 (o215-238i298-316o328-348i360-382o427-446i487-506o526-544i)) has protein sequence MASTPIVPSLTTTSAAWSSLPSTTASDTPLTVLVRRSIDGTSDFFPFLDIAGLGSGSDDVDSGLTFKELFATNLDGGQEIILFSSGCLIDGVADCTRACNSSNLFFSSLETFYNCAALAAAAHWTQESGPYYVSEETERNASAVMGSGSLADFDGRPVLKSLIACAQDACENDGLSKPCNRSIDRLSYGESTPEDIFEALDEFCPELPAEVNPDIFGPGVLISYVLQVCFAASLYLLLKGFTLWVTITQDTSRRKSEPKPYRLKRSLTRIESMIWRDSGGLSRTSIAIATTLVEFQEAQCWFVFAVQIASILAIVVNSQEGTFWGEIVVNGAIAFHVSQNGILPMFLVQICLHGEGIRNWHTFLGFFMEYLLAIVATSQKIYFKDAFALFKGQNEIEACGFNPSPRTYCAATQGIDGQGFSFFPHPLLYKMTFLILDTIAIIALVADQLAWTLRKHHLTKHVQFGSYRLGRWPRWGKQRRGLFIKIWFWRILEVAYLVINILYMISLTKVINAESFAANRWSYGQIIAVTVWGPVIVKLFDLLLSGPPKNGMRLNSGPPRLRIDNVINGRVGTSADECVIDDDNETDDKCDGPLPRPERQEFRIRASDTLQLGSPSRELQRQEVIEGERSVATPDEIWSQSSLKKGS, from the exons ATGGCATCAACGCCCATTGTGCCATCTTTAACGACAACTTCAGCCGCCTGGTCATCATTACCTTCAACTACAGCCTCTGACACGCCTCTCACCGTTCTTGTTCGTAGAAGTATCGACGGCACCTCGGATTTCTTCCCCTTCCTCGACATTGCCGGTCTCGGCTCAGGCTCCGATGATGTCGATTCAGGACTCACCTTCAAAGAACTTTTCGCCACCAATCTCGATGGAGGTCAAGAGATTATTCTGTTCAGTTCGGGCTGCCTGATTGACGGTGTAGCCGACTGCACGCGCGCATGCAACAGCTCGAATCTATTCTTCAGCTCACTGGAAACATTCTACAACTGTGCTGCtttggcagcagcagcgcaTTGGACTCAGGAGTCGGGACCTTACTATGTCAGCGAAGAGACGGAACGAAATGCCAGTGCTGTCATGGGCTCTGGTTCTTTGGCCGACTTCGACGGACGACCAGTTCTCAAGTCTCTCATTGCTTGTGCCCAGGATGCGTGCGAGAACGATGGCTTGAGCAAACCTTGCAACCGATCAATCGATCGCCTCTCTTATGGAGAATCAACTCCTGAGGATATATTTGAGGCCTTGGATGAGTTCTGTCCCGAATTACCAGCTGAAGTCAACCCGGATATCTTTGGGCCAGGC GTTCTCATCTCATACGTTCTTCAAGTATGCTTTGCCGCGTCTCTGTATTTGCTTCTCAAAGGTTTCACTCTTTGGGTCACCATCACACAAGACACCAGTCGCCGCAAATCAGAGCCCAAGCCTTATCGTCTGAAGCGCAGCCTGACCCGGATTGAAAGCATGATCTGGCGCGACTCTGGTGGCTTGTCACGTACAAGCATAGCCATCGCAACCACGTTGGTTGAATTTCAAGAAGCCCAATGTTGGTTCGTCTTTGCTGTACAAATTGCATCCATTCTTGCTATTGTTGTCAACTCTCAAGAGGGTACTTTCTGGGGCGAAATTGTCGTCAATGGTGCCATTGCCTTTCATGTCAGCCAGAATGGCATTCTGCCCATGTTCCTTGTCCAGATTTGCCTTCATGGTGAAGGCATTCGTAACTGGCACACATTCCTAGGATTCTTCATGGAGTATCTTCTCGCCATTGTGGCAACATCGCAGAAGATTTATTTCAAGGATGCGTTTGCCCTGTTCAAAGGCCAAAATGAAATCGAAGCGTGTGGCTTCAACCCAAGTCCGAGAACCTATTGTGCAGCAACGCAAGGTATCGACGGGCAGGGGTTCAGCTTCTTTCCTCATCCTCTGCTATACAAGATGACTTTTCTCATTCTTGACACTATTGCCATCATAGCCTTAGTGGCTGATCAACTGGCTTGGACACTTCGGAAACATCACCTCACCAAGCACGTCCAATTTGGGTCGTATCGCCTTGGTCGATGGCCTCGCTGGGGCAAACAGAGACGagggctttttataaaaatatggTTCTGGCGCATACTTGAAGTTGCGTATCTTGTTATCAACATTCTGTATATGATTTCTCTCACAAAAGTCATCAATGCGGAGAGCTTTGCAGCCAATAGGTGGTCATATGGACAGATCATTGCGGTCACTGTTTGGGGGCCCGTCATCGTCAAGTTGTTTGATCTCTTGTTGT CTGGACCTCCCAAGAACGGCATGAGGCTTAACTCAGGCCCACCAAGGCTACGCATCGACAACGTTATAAACGGTCGAGTGGGTACATCTGCAGATGAATGCGTTATCGATGATGACAATGAGACTGACGACAAATGCGACGGCCCACTACCACGACCTGAAAGACAAGAATTTAGGATTCGAGCATCTGACACTCTGCAACTGGGGAGTCCCAGCCGTGAGCTTCAACGGCAAGAGGTAATAGAAGGAGAAAGAAGCGTCGCGACACCTGACGAGATATGGTCTCAGAGCAGTTTGAAGAAGGGTTCATGA